In the Candidatus Binatia bacterium genome, ATCAGGAGGCGCAGGCATGCCCATTGGAGGTGCTGCCGCCGGACGGTGGGCTCGTTCGGGCCAACCAGCAAAGGCGCAGGTATTCCGTGTGGGAGAGGAGCCGCCCGCGAGCGCGCATGCGACGGTTGCGGTTGCCGAGCAAGCTCCACAGCGCCCACACTGCAGCCGCGCCGAACCAGTGCCGCAGCGCATAGCCGAGGCCAAGGTTGCCATCGCGGACGAAGCGGCTCTGCGCATCCGCTCGATGCAAGCGGCAAAAGTACTCCCAGCACAAACGCTCAGGTTCGACGATGTGGAACATTTCCAATTGCGGCAGATACGCAAGCGCATATCCTGCTTGACGGAGCCGGTGGGCTAAGTCGCCGTCCTCGTGCAGGCCGCTCGCTCCCGGTCCGAGCCGAGCATCGAACCCTCCAACGGCAGCAAGGGCGGATTTGCGCACTAACATGTTGCAGCCGTAGAGGTGCTTGGAGGGCTGTAGCTGCGGACCACGGTCAAAGAGGGGGATGGTCCGATAAAAGTTGACCAGTTCCATGATTTCCCGACGGCGCTGTTCAGGTGGAAGGCGCACGGGGCCCGTGGCTGCAGCGTATTGCAGCATCCCCGCACTGAATTCTGCCGCGATGCGGAGCCAAAGCGGGGGCACTTCCACGTCGTCGTCCGTAAACGCTAAGGTGTGCGCACGGGCCTGTGGCCAAGCAGCGTTGAGAGCGCGCGCTTTGCCTGGTTGTTCGGTGCGCAGAACCTTTGTCTCCACCGCGCCTATGGGCCGCCACTGTGCGAGCACGGACGGAGTGGCATCGCTGGAGCCATTGTCGACGATGAGGACTTCGACCCCACCGGCCACGTTGTCGAGGGCGACTTCGAGCGTACGCAGGGTGCGCGCTAGCGACTGAGCGCGGTTCCGAGTGGCGATGATGATGCTCAACAGAGGCTCAGCCATGACGACTGTGCGAAAGAGCTGGGGCGGTGGCGTTCAGCGCCATGTCGCCACGGGGCTCCGCGAGTGTCGGGTTGGCCTTTGCGATTGCAGCGGCGTAGTGGCGCGCGTAGCCTTCTGCCATGTGGCGGTGGGTGAAGTGATCGAGAACGCGCTGCCGGCACGCATGCGGGGCGAGCTCTTCCACCCGAGCGATGGCACGGCAGAATTCGTCAAACGAGCCGCAGAGAAAGCCTACGTTCGGGGTAACGATTTCCGGCATGGCTCCCAGTGGCGCGGTGATGACGGGTGTCCCGCTCACTAAGGCCTCGATGACCGCGAGTCCGAACGGCTCCTCCCAGCGAATCGGAAAGAGGAGTGCGCGTGCGTTGGCAAGGAGCTCTGCTTTGGCGGGGCCGTCGACTTCGCCCAAAAACTCTACGCGGCACCCCCAGCTTGTCCACCAACCACCGGTTTTGCGCAAATCCCAGCGTGTTCCTCCCGCCACCACCAACCGAAACCCAAGGTGCCTTGCGAGCTGCAGGGCAAGATCGATCCCTTTGCTGCGCCGGCTTACCTTGGCGAGAAAGAGGAAGTAATCGTCTTTGCGCTCTCGGTAGAGGTACTCGGTAGGATCGAGGCCGTTGTAGACGTACGCCTGACTATCGGCGCGCTCCGCATGGCTGCGGCTAATGAAAATCTTTTGCGGGTGCGGCGCCAACTCGCCGGGGGAGTTTCCGTGCACGGTGACCACCCAAGGCAAAGGAAAACTGTGAACGGGTGGGAATTGCTGCAGGTGAAGCACACTGGCGTCGTCCGGAAGCTGTTCGAACACGCGTTCGAAAAAGGCTCTTGTATTCGTTCGCCCCGAGATTTCCACTACCCGCACGCCAGGAAGAACCGTCCCCTCCGGGGCGAATACGGTGACCCGCGCGCCCAATTCGCACTGAGCCCGCACAAGCCAGGTGAGGACGCGCTGCGACCCGCCGTACCCCCGTACCGGCAAGCGCCACGGGCTCACGTGCACAACGTGGAGGTTCGCAATATTCATGAGGCCGTGGGCCGTCTTCATAGCCGGGCCGGCTAAAGCAGGTAAAGGGTTGGCGAGAATGGCGATGGCAGAGCGACGGGTGGCTCCGGTCTCAAGGACCACGGTGGACGTGGCAAACGCTGCAGGCTGTGAAGCTGCGGCTTCCTTGCGACCAATAGGAGGTCGGAGGCAAGCGAGCGCCTTGTTCCCTGGTAAAGGAACGGTGTCCAGTAGGCGGGAGGGTGCATGGCGTGCGGGCCCCGGGCAGTGAGTGCTCATGGGCGTCCGAGAACAATACAAGATCTGGCAATGCTTTCGCGCACTTGCGGGTGGAGCGGCATGATGTTAACCACGGCGGTCGAACTTAAAGTTGGAGGAAAGATGGGACTGGCTCCCGAACAGGTGAAGGAGCTGATCGGAACGTACCGGCGCCACGACAAGGACACGGGGTCTCCCGAGGTCCAGGTGGCTTTACTCACGGCTCGGATCGAGTCGCTCACGCAGCACTTACAAACCCATAAGAAGGACCACCATTCGCGGCGTGGCTTGCTCATGCTGGTTGGCCAACGCCGGCGACTGTTGGAGTACTTACGGCGTGAGGACTTTGACCGTTACAAAAGCCTGATCGAGCGGTTGGGGCTCCGAAAGTAGCAAGTGTGCATTCGTGCGAAATCTCTCGGCACGAGTGAGCACGTCTTTCCCTCCCGCTAAAGGGGCAACGAGGCCCGGGAGGTTGTCATGTCGTATAAGAAACTGGAAACCGTGTATCACGGCCGCCCGCTGTGGATGGAAAGCGGGCGAATGGCCAAGCAGGCCGACGGCGCCGTGGTGATTGGCTACGGCGAGTCGATGGTGTTGGTCACCGTGGTGGCGGAGAAGAAGACGCGCGAGGGCGTGGACTTCTTTCCCCTCACTTGTGACTACCAGGAACGCACGTTTGCTGCGGGGAAGATACCCGGCGGCTTTTTCAAGCGTGAGGGACGGCCCACGGAGAAAGAAACGCTGACGTCGCGGCTGATCGACCGGCCGATTCGCCCGTTGTTTCCCGAAGGCTTCCGTTCGGAAACCCAGATCATCGCCACAGTGCTCTCGCACGATAAGGAAAATGACCCCGACGTGCTGGCGGTGACCGCGGCGTCGGCTGCGTTACAGATTTCAGATGTGCCGTTCCTCGGTCCGATCGGCTGTGTGCGCATTGGCCGGATCGACGGTGCGTTCGTGGTGAATCCCACCGTCAGCGACCTCGAACGGAGCGAGCTGAATCTCATCGTTGCTGCAGGACGGGAAGGCATCGTGATGGTCGAGGGCGGTGCGAAGGAGCTGCCGGAAGACGTTATTCTCGACGCGCTGTTTCTGGCTCAACGAGAAATCCAAACGTTGCTCGATCTGCAAGACGAGCTTCAGCGGGCTGTCGGGAAGCCAAAGCGCTCGGTGGTCGCACCACAAGTAGACCAGGAGCTTTTTTCTCTCTTCGAACAAGAGGCCGCTCCGCGCATGCGAGCGGCCTTTCAAATTCCAACCAAACAAGAGCGAGCTCAAGCGGTCAAGCAGGCAGAAGAGGAAAGTATTCTCAAGTTGGCAGAGCGCTTTCCGGATCGCATTGCCGAGCTGAAAGCATTCAGTGAGGAAGTGAAGTCGCGGGTGATGCGCTCGGCCATTGTCAAAGAGGGCCGGCGCGTGGATGGTCGCGGCCTCGAAGACATACGTCCGATCACTTGCGAGGTTGGCCTGCTGCCTCGCGCCCATGGGTCGGCTCTGTTCACGCGGGGCGAAACCCAGGCGCTCGTGACCACAACCCTCGGAACCTCATCGGACGAGCAAAAGATCGATGCCCTGATTGGGGAGCAGTTCAAAAAGTTCATGCTCCATTACAATTTCCCTCCATTTAGCGTCGGAGAGGTGCGGTTCCTGCGTAGTCCGGGCCGGCGGGAGATTGGCCACGGTGCGTTGGCAGAGCGCGCGATTCAAGCGGTCCTGCCGCCGGAAGAGAGTTTCCCGTACACGATCCGTGTGGTGTCGGAAATCTTGGAGTCGAATGGCTCATCCTCCATGGCGACGGTGTGCGGCGCGACGTTAGCGCTCATGGATGCCGGCGTGCCCATTTCCGCGCCGGTTGCCGGGATCGCCATGGGTCTCATTATCGAAGGGGAGGAGGTCCGCATTCTCTCCGACATTCTCGGAGACGAGGATCATCTCGGCGATATGGACTTCAAAGTGGCGGGCACGGCGCGGGGGATCACTGCACTGCAAATGGACATCAAGGTGGGTAAAGTCACCCGCGAGATCATGCAGGCGGCGCTGTATCAAGCGCAGCGCGGCCGGCTGAAGATCCTCGAACAGATGAAGCAAACGATCGAGGTGCCGCGGCCGGAGGTGTCGCAGCATGCACCGCGGATCGTGACCTTGAAGATCAAGCCTGAGAAGATTCGTGAGGTGATCGGTCCGGGCGGCAAGGTCATTCGCGGGATTATCGAAGAGACCGGTGTGAAGATCGACGTGGAAGACGATGGCACCGTGATCATCGCGTCGAGCGATGCCAAGGCGATGAACCGGGCCATCGAAATTATTCAAGGAATTACCGCCGAGCCGGAGGTCGGCCGGATTTACAAGGGGATCGTGCGCAGGATCGTGGATTTTGGGGCATTCGTGGAAATCCTGCCGGGAGTGGATGGGCTCCTGCACATTTCCCAGATTGGGCCGGGCCGCGTCGCCAAAGTGTCGGACGTGCTCAAAGAGGGCGACGAAATCTTGGTGAAGGTGCTGGAGATCGATAAGTCTGGCAAGATTCGCCTGAGCCGCCGCGAGGCGATGCAGCAAGGCGAAGCGGCGAAGGAGAGCCGGCCGAGTAGCAAGACAAAGTCGGGCAGCGGCGACGCCTCGTGATGGCGGAGGGTAGAGCGATGGGGCGTGATAACGAGCCGCGGGTCCGCCGCTCGCAGTTGGACAATGGAATTCGCGTCGTCACCGAGGAAATGTCCGGCATTCCGTCGGTGACGATCGGGCTGTGGGTGGAAAACGGATCCCGGCACGAACGCCCGGAACAAGCTGGCATCTCTCATTTCCTCGAACACCTGTTCTTTAAAGGAACGGAGCGCCGCTCGGCTGCGCAAATTGCCGAGGAGGCCGATTCTGTCGGAGCAGTGCTGAATGCCTTCACGGGTAAAGAGCACACTTGCTACTACGCAAAGGTCCTGCGCGAACATTTACCCCTCGTGCAAGATTTGCTGAGCGACATTTTTCTTCGCTCCGTGTTTGCGCCAGAGGAGATCGAACGGGAACGCTCCGTTGTGCTGCAGGAAATCTTGCAAGTGGAGGACACGCCCGACGATTACGTTCATGACTTGTTCGCGTTGCGCTACTGGCCAGGACATCCATTGAGTTTCCCGGTTTGCGGCACGGTGGAAACGGTTAGCCGTTTCCGTCAAGAGGATTTCAGGGAATTCGTCGACGCCCGGTATCGTCCGAACTCTATCGTTGTCGCCGCGGCTGGCGACGTAAATCATGAGGAAATCGTCGGATGGGTTGCGTGCGATTTCGACCAACTGCGGGGAGAGGCTACCAGCACAAACGGCGCGCCGCCCAAGCCCTCGTGCGGCGTTCATTACGTGGAAAAGCCGTTGGAACAGGTGCATCTGTGCCTCGGCACCCCTGGCATCTCGCAAACCGCGCGTGAGCGCTACGCCGGGTACTTGCTGAACACGGCTTTAGGGGGAGGAATGAGCTCGCGCTTGTTCCAAGAAATCCGCGAACGTCGTGGCCGCGCTTATTCGGTGTACTCGTTCCTGTCGTCTTACAGCGACGCCGGTTACTTGGGGATTTACGTCGGCACAAGCCCTGAGTGGGTCGCGGAAGTGGTGGACATCATCGTGAGCGAGCTGGAGAAATTGCAGCGCGAGGGGCTGACGCCGGAGGAGCTACGGCGGGTCAAAAATCAGTTAAAGGGCAACTTGTTACTGGGTCTGGAGACGAGCGATAACCGGATGACCCGTATCGCGAAAAACGAGCTTTACTTTGGCCGCCACGTGCCGGCGAGCGAACTCGTAGCTGCAATCGACTCGACGACGAATGACGAGATTGTGTCCTTAGCGCAACGGTTGTTTGATCCATCGGCGATGGCCGTGGCCTTGTTGGGCGACATGCGCGGCCATCCCTTGCCAGTACTGGCAGGGTGCTCCTAACCCGAACCCACACCTGAAAAGCTCCTGAGCTCCGTTTGGGCTGGGAGCGCAGCGCAGGGTCCGGCAAGCGAGCTCGCCGGCCGCCTTGCCTGGCAGCGGCGAGTCCTTCAGCCAGCACAGTGCCAGTGTGCTGCAGGAGCGCGACAAGCTTGGTCGAGGTTGCTCGTTTCCCTCCGCAGCTCTGAAGCGTGGCGATTTGGGCGCGCTGCTTTTGCGCGGCATTAACGGCGACAACAATCCGTGCTCCTGCCGTGCCTTCCTCCGGTCACAAAGGGCTCTGTGCCGCTCTCGGTACTGCCATCGGCTTTCCAACTATGCCTCGACCCTGTTAGAGGAAGGACGTGATGTGGCACCGGTATTCGCTTGCCGTGGTCGCAGGAGTCTTGCTTGGGCTGCTGGGCGGCTGCGGCGGTGACGGGGAAACTTCTGCGTATGTGGTGCGCCGCGAATTTGTAGCAGTCGACCCCACGCGCCGCACTCCTCCGAATGGCAGCTTTCCAGGCGCTGCGGAGCGCACGATTCGCTTTCTTGTCTGGCAGGACGAATCGGAAGCAGCTCGAAGCACGGTGCGCCCGCTGTTAGTGCTCGCGCACGGTTTTGGTGGCCTGCCGGAAAAGTTCGAAGCGTTTGCGCGCGCGATCGCTGGGGAAGGAATCGTGGTTGCTGCCCCGGCGTTTCCTCTGACAAACCAAAACGCGCCTGGCGGACATGAAACCGGACTGCGGGACCTGGTCCATCAGCCCGCCGACGTGAGCTTCGTACTCCAGGCGTTGCTTGCCGCTGATGCGGATCCGGCAAGTCCGCTGTACACTGCGTTTTCCGCGCGGCAAATTGCCGTGCTGGGCCACTCGCTGGGAGCCGTGACCTTGCTTGGGCTGACGCGGAAACAGTGTTGCTTCGATGAGCGAATCCGCGCTGCCATATTCGTTGCCGCTCCAAGTGCGCTCGACGCTGCTTTTGGTGCGGATCGGGTGGAACCACTGGCGGCGCCGAACTTATTCATCCACGGCACAGCCGATAATGTTGTGCCGATTGCGGTGGGGCGCGGTCTTTACGCCACTGCCCGGCCGCCGCGTGCATTCATTGGTGTACTCGGGGCGGGCCACAGTGACTTGTTGGAAAGCCAGATCGAGCCGCCGATTGCAGCACGGCGCGTTATGCAGGAAGCGGTGGTTGCGTTCTTGCGAGCGGTATTCGCTGGCGGCGAGGAGGACTGGATGGTGACTTTGGCAAGGTTGCGTTCCGAAGGACATGACGTGGACTTCGTGGGGCTAGCCGGCGCACAAGCCGCTGGTGAAGATGTCGGAGAAAAGCGGTGACCCGTCGCCCGGGGCTGGGCTAGTCCTCGTGGGGACTGGAGAGAATAACCCCGTGCCTCCCGCGTACGGGACTCAGGACCTTGCATTTCACCGTACCGGAGCGGAAGCCGGTGACTCGAGGTTCAGGGGTGGGCTTCCGGCAGGAAGGGTGGGGAGAAACCACGTTGGCTTGATCCGCCTGGAGCAAGATTCAGCTTTCTCTGCAACCTTCTGTCGGATGCCTTTCGCTTCGTTGCCGCTAGTCCATCGGAGACTGCGAGTTCGGCAGTACATCCTCGCTGTGGCCTGTGGAGTTTGAGAATGTGTGTGCTTCTTAGTTCCAGTGAGCTGCGCGGGGCCGAGTCATGGCGGGGACTGCGGCTTGTTGTTTAGGTCGTCGGTGTCGATTGAATCCCACCCCGTCAGCGCCGGCAGGTGCAAGCCGGTTGCGTGAGCTCGACGGGCGGGCCGCTAGGAGTAGGAGTAAGCAGCGTCCCTTGCCGCTTCCGTTGTACTTCTCGCGCCCTTCTACTCGCCCAGGTTCAACCCGAGCTGGCCCGTCAGGCGAATGGCAGCCGGTGGTTGCCCAAGCTTGCCGGTGGCATCGCCCTCGGTGCCCGGGTTTACGGGCTTTGAGGGTTCTGCTCCGGGCGCCACTCCGGCGGTCACCACTTTCTCGCTGGACAAACGTGCGACTGCCGCACCCGAAGCCAGCGAAGCGGTTTGCACCAGCCCCTCGGGGCGACCGCGGCTGATAAAGTCGAAGCCTTCGATGCGCTCGCGCAGCAAGGGTTCGTCGAGCCGTCGCGGGCGCGTGGGCGGTCGATCTTCTTCGACCAGGGTCACCTCATGTGCAGTGACCAACACCCCAGGCGCTTGCGGATCGCGCAAACTGTGCACTTGCACACTGCCCTCGATGCCGATCACTTCGGTAAGTTGCGCAGCCGGGTCAAAGCGCACGGCGAATTCTGTGCCGCGCACGCCGGCAACTGCCGTTTCAGTACGAATTTCGTATGCGTTGCCCCGGCGGCGGTAGTATTCGCTAACTGCGGCGTTCACCTTACCGCGCAGCAAACCGAACAAAGAACGTGCCTCACCGGCCCCAGCGTCGAACACGTTTTCATCCACCGTCACGCGGGAGTTCTCGGCCAGAATCAGCACGCTGTCATCCTGAAACACGACGCGAAGTTTCCCGTCCGTGCCCGTGACCAGGATGTCGCCGACGGCCACCGGGTTACCAATCGCCGCAGGAATTTGCTGCCCGCTTCGATCGATGTGCACCTCGCCGCTGACCGCCGCAATCGTCCCCACCTCGCTCATGCTAGCGTGCGCCACGCCACAGCAGAAGAACACAAGCGTTATGAACGTGCCCACTCCCGGTCGACTCATCTTAGTACCTCGCTTCGATTGTGATCGATCCAATGTGCCGCTCGTACTCGAACAATTTTTCCTCGCGCAAACCGATGAGCTGCGTAGAGTTCGTGAAGTTCAGTTGGCCGAAGTAAGCGGCAGTGACACTAATATGACCGGTGAGGGCCCGGCGAGCAAGCAAAATTATGCGGTGCTCTTGGTCTTTCCGGTTGTTGCTCGGCTCGCGCTCGTACACCTTGTGGCGAAAGGCGTAGTCGAATTGGGTTTCGACAGACCACGGCAAAGCCCAGGCCAAGCCAGCGCCAATCTGGTTTGCCGTATACGCGAAGGCGCGTGAGGCGCGACCAGGAGCGGTGTCCTCCACTTCGAAGAAATAAGAAACGGTCAGGTACCGCTGCCGGTTGCTTTGTAGGAAGAAGACTTGTGCGGCACCGGGGACGTAATTGATCGAGTCACGAATGTGGAACTCTGGTTTTAAGAAGTCTCGCCGGCGCAGTTGGAAGGAAAGCTCGGTCCAACCGAGATTCCCTTCGTCGATCCGTGCAAAGGGCAGGAGACTACCTTCGCGTAAGAAGTCGTCGGTGTCGAGCAAGTAATAGTCGTACCGGCCGAGGGCACCCCACTCTCCCCATTTGCGGCGGTCCGTATAGGCCACTTGCGCGCGGTGGTCTTGGAGGTCGAACGGCCGCAGTTCAAAGTGCAGGCTTTGGTAAAATTCATAGCCTGCGGCCAACTGTGCGGTGGGCGTCCGCGCGATTTGGTAGGAGCCGCCAAACTGGAAGGTGGCACGCCCGTCGGCCTGACGGGTAACTCCTACGTCGCTCTTGGCGAAACTTGCGCCGAAATCGCTGGAGGGTGCGAGAATGACGTTGCTGTCGTACTGCAGGCCGAGGCTGCCGAACAACGTCCACCGCTCCCGCTCGATCTCGGCGATGCGCGCGAGGAACTGCTGCGATTGCTCGGCGACCGGAGTGCCAGGTTTGAGTTCGCGGACCCGCTCGAACTCTCGTTTCGCCCGCTGCCAAAATCCCTGCTGGTAATCCAGTACCCCGAGGTGATAGCGGGCAACGGCTTCGAGTTCGGGATCCTTCTCCAGTGCAGCCCAGAAGTAAGAGCGGGCCTCGTGAGCGCGATCGAGGCGGAAGAGGGCGATGCCAAGGTACAACAGCGCTTGAGCTTCGAGCTCCGCAGCGTTGCGCGCGTACTCGAGCGGTTGGATGGCCTTGCTGAACTCTCCGGCTTCTGCCAACGCGATCCCTAGGTCCAGTGCGGCATCGAAGAGCTTCGGATTCAACTCCCACGCTTTGCGCAGGGCCTGGATCGCCGCCGCACGGTCACCGGTGCGACTCAGCGCCACGCCTCGGTAGTACCACGCGAGGGCATCGAGCGGATCGGCTTCCACGGCATCGCCGAACGACTTGAGTGCTTCTTGCAATTGGCCTGCGTGAAATTCCACCAAGCCCTTATTGTACAGGCGTTTGGAGCGTTCGCTTCCGCCGCTCGGAGAAACCAGGGCAGCAATCGCTGCCAACACCACCGCCACCCAACCAGACAGTTTCTTCACCGTCGTACTCCAATGGCGATGTCGACCGGTGTAACGCCGACGCCGAAGATCGCCGTCGCTAACAAGTCACGAGGGACATCGATCACGCTCACGCTATTGGTGAACGAGTTTGTGACATAAACGAACGTGCCGTCTGGACGGATTGCTAACGAAGTCGGTTCTGAGCCGACCGGAATGCGTGCCCGTAAGGTCAACGTGGCCGTATCCACCACAGCGACTTCGTTTGAGCCACGACTGACCACGTAGGCGACCGTTCCATCCGGTGTTACGGCGACCGATTGCGGTGAACGCCCCACGGATACACGACCGACCGTCTCCGGCGTGGCGAGTTCGACCACGGTCAGTGAATTGTCTCCGCCGTTGGCAATGTAAAGGCGTGCATCGTCAGGCGACACGGCAACATCTTGCGGCCGCGACCCAGCCGGGACGAATCCGAGCGTTGAGCCCGCTGGAACGGCGATGATGCGCACACGATTGTCGAATTGTTCGGCGACAAAGGCGCGCGCCGATCTTTGATCGAATGCCACGCTAGTCGGCATGAACCCCACGGGCGCCTCGGCCACGACCCGCAGGGTCGATCGCTCGATAATGCTGAGCGACCCACTCAGTTGGTTTACCACGGCAATCCAGCGGTCGTCCGGCGAAACCTGGAGAGCGTTGGGACGCGAACCTACCGCAACCGTGGCTGCAAGGCGGCCCGAATCGAGATCGATCGCCGAGATCTGATTGGCGAACTGATTTGCAACGTAGGCCCAGCGAGCATCGGCACTGAGGGCGATGGCTGTCGGGTAGTCGCCGGCGGGGATGCTGCCGATCAGCCGATTGGTTGCCGTATCGATCACCGCCAGCGACGCATCGTTCAAGTTCGCGACATAAGCCAGCGTTCGCGGCTCTGGGGTAGGAGATGGGGTCGGTGTCGAGCTTGCAGTCGCGGTTGCAGTCAGCGTTGGCGTTGCCGTCGGGGTAGACGTGGGGCTCGGAGTGGCTGTGGACGTGGGAGTCTCCGTCGGTGTGGCGGTAGGAGTGAGGGTGGAGGTCGGGGTTGCCGTAGGAGTTGATGTGGGTGTGTTCGTCCAAGTGGTGGTCGCGGTTTGTGTCGGCGTTTGTGTGGGGGTCTCTGTTGGCGTCGTTGTGGGTGTGTTCGT is a window encoding:
- a CDS encoding glycosyltransferase → MAEPLLSIIIATRNRAQSLARTLRTLEVALDNVAGGVEVLIVDNGSSDATPSVLAQWRPIGAVETKVLRTEQPGKARALNAAWPQARAHTLAFTDDDVEVPPLWLRIAAEFSAGMLQYAAATGPVRLPPEQRRREIMELVNFYRTIPLFDRGPQLQPSKHLYGCNMLVRKSALAAVGGFDARLGPGASGLHEDGDLAHRLRQAGYALAYLPQLEMFHIVEPERLCWEYFCRLHRADAQSRFVRDGNLGLGYALRHWFGAAAVWALWSLLGNRNRRMRARGRLLSHTEYLRLCWLARTSPPSGGSTSNGHACAS
- a CDS encoding glycosyltransferase, which produces MKTAHGLMNIANLHVVHVSPWRLPVRGYGGSQRVLTWLVRAQCELGARVTVFAPEGTVLPGVRVVEISGRTNTRAFFERVFEQLPDDASVLHLQQFPPVHSFPLPWVVTVHGNSPGELAPHPQKIFISRSHAERADSQAYVYNGLDPTEYLYRERKDDYFLFLAKVSRRSKGIDLALQLARHLGFRLVVAGGTRWDLRKTGGWWTSWGCRVEFLGEVDGPAKAELLANARALLFPIRWEEPFGLAVIEALVSGTPVITAPLGAMPEIVTPNVGFLCGSFDEFCRAIARVEELAPHACRQRVLDHFTHRHMAEGYARHYAAAIAKANPTLAEPRGDMALNATAPALSHSRHG
- the rpsO gene encoding 30S ribosomal protein S15; the encoded protein is MGLAPEQVKELIGTYRRHDKDTGSPEVQVALLTARIESLTQHLQTHKKDHHSRRGLLMLVGQRRRLLEYLRREDFDRYKSLIERLGLRK
- the pnp gene encoding polyribonucleotide nucleotidyltransferase, with product MSYKKLETVYHGRPLWMESGRMAKQADGAVVIGYGESMVLVTVVAEKKTREGVDFFPLTCDYQERTFAAGKIPGGFFKREGRPTEKETLTSRLIDRPIRPLFPEGFRSETQIIATVLSHDKENDPDVLAVTAASAALQISDVPFLGPIGCVRIGRIDGAFVVNPTVSDLERSELNLIVAAGREGIVMVEGGAKELPEDVILDALFLAQREIQTLLDLQDELQRAVGKPKRSVVAPQVDQELFSLFEQEAAPRMRAAFQIPTKQERAQAVKQAEEESILKLAERFPDRIAELKAFSEEVKSRVMRSAIVKEGRRVDGRGLEDIRPITCEVGLLPRAHGSALFTRGETQALVTTTLGTSSDEQKIDALIGEQFKKFMLHYNFPPFSVGEVRFLRSPGRREIGHGALAERAIQAVLPPEESFPYTIRVVSEILESNGSSSMATVCGATLALMDAGVPISAPVAGIAMGLIIEGEEVRILSDILGDEDHLGDMDFKVAGTARGITALQMDIKVGKVTREIMQAALYQAQRGRLKILEQMKQTIEVPRPEVSQHAPRIVTLKIKPEKIREVIGPGGKVIRGIIEETGVKIDVEDDGTVIIASSDAKAMNRAIEIIQGITAEPEVGRIYKGIVRRIVDFGAFVEILPGVDGLLHISQIGPGRVAKVSDVLKEGDEILVKVLEIDKSGKIRLSRREAMQQGEAAKESRPSSKTKSGSGDAS
- a CDS encoding insulinase family protein; the encoded protein is MGRDNEPRVRRSQLDNGIRVVTEEMSGIPSVTIGLWVENGSRHERPEQAGISHFLEHLFFKGTERRSAAQIAEEADSVGAVLNAFTGKEHTCYYAKVLREHLPLVQDLLSDIFLRSVFAPEEIERERSVVLQEILQVEDTPDDYVHDLFALRYWPGHPLSFPVCGTVETVSRFRQEDFREFVDARYRPNSIVVAAAGDVNHEEIVGWVACDFDQLRGEATSTNGAPPKPSCGVHYVEKPLEQVHLCLGTPGISQTARERYAGYLLNTALGGGMSSRLFQEIRERRGRAYSVYSFLSSYSDAGYLGIYVGTSPEWVAEVVDIIVSELEKLQREGLTPEELRRVKNQLKGNLLLGLETSDNRMTRIAKNELYFGRHVPASELVAAIDSTTNDEIVSLAQRLFDPSAMAVALLGDMRGHPLPVLAGCS
- a CDS encoding alpha/beta fold hydrolase, which translates into the protein MWHRYSLAVVAGVLLGLLGGCGGDGETSAYVVRREFVAVDPTRRTPPNGSFPGAAERTIRFLVWQDESEAARSTVRPLLVLAHGFGGLPEKFEAFARAIAGEGIVVAAPAFPLTNQNAPGGHETGLRDLVHQPADVSFVLQALLAADADPASPLYTAFSARQIAVLGHSLGAVTLLGLTRKQCCFDERIRAAIFVAAPSALDAAFGADRVEPLAAPNLFIHGTADNVVPIAVGRGLYATARPPRAFIGVLGAGHSDLLESQIEPPIAARRVMQEAVVAFLRAVFAGGEEDWMVTLARLRSEGHDVDFVGLAGAQAAGEDVGEKR
- a CDS encoding FecR family protein: MSRPGVGTFITLVFFCCGVAHASMSEVGTIAAVSGEVHIDRSGQQIPAAIGNPVAVGDILVTGTDGKLRVVFQDDSVLILAENSRVTVDENVFDAGAGEARSLFGLLRGKVNAAVSEYYRRRGNAYEIRTETAVAGVRGTEFAVRFDPAAQLTEVIGIEGSVQVHSLRDPQAPGVLVTAHEVTLVEEDRPPTRPRRLDEPLLRERIEGFDFISRGRPEGLVQTASLASGAAVARLSSEKVVTAGVAPGAEPSKPVNPGTEGDATGKLGQPPAAIRLTGQLGLNLGE
- a CDS encoding tetratricopeptide repeat protein — translated: MKKLSGWVAVVLAAIAALVSPSGGSERSKRLYNKGLVEFHAGQLQEALKSFGDAVEADPLDALAWYYRGVALSRTGDRAAAIQALRKAWELNPKLFDAALDLGIALAEAGEFSKAIQPLEYARNAAELEAQALLYLGIALFRLDRAHEARSYFWAALEKDPELEAVARYHLGVLDYQQGFWQRAKREFERVRELKPGTPVAEQSQQFLARIAEIERERWTLFGSLGLQYDSNVILAPSSDFGASFAKSDVGVTRQADGRATFQFGGSYQIARTPTAQLAAGYEFYQSLHFELRPFDLQDHRAQVAYTDRRKWGEWGALGRYDYYLLDTDDFLREGSLLPFARIDEGNLGWTELSFQLRRRDFLKPEFHIRDSINYVPGAAQVFFLQSNRQRYLTVSYFFEVEDTAPGRASRAFAYTANQIGAGLAWALPWSVETQFDYAFRHKVYEREPSNNRKDQEHRIILLARRALTGHISVTAAYFGQLNFTNSTQLIGLREEKLFEYERHIGSITIEARY
- a CDS encoding YncE family protein, whose protein sequence is MLVAKICFTCTPGRSKAEHEVWEPGFKGLSMGGRSKIETGPIGWLMRAGVLAVALAAASCSGGGNGQPSPNVGRLAVQAQWEQADGSFASRLPKAAVTVRVVVTDAANRNCCLAVQPGDVPADPVTGSRILVLDALAEGEATVQLATFAEQFAPAPPGLASPNICGTDPPGIGTACANDRPAAPTYESRPTKVHILAGSRSGSGVISMLAQPFVLPFSPRPGSTAVAPVQVEVLVADAANEIALASLRVVASAGGASNVLPMSWEACDDTSASPCSTQPNLGVRGYWGTGVWHTSTGGAGSLRVNASTTGANPRTVDFTYSFQVTPGTPTPTSSPTATTTPTPTVTPTASPTYTATSTPTRTATSSSTPTFTPTSTPTFTPTNTPTTTPTETPTQTPTQTATTTWTNTPTSTPTATPTSTLTPTATPTETPTSTATPSPTSTPTATPTLTATATASSTPTPSPTPEPRTLAYVANLNDASLAVIDTATNRLIGSIPAGDYPTAIALSADARWAYVANQFANQISAIDLDSGRLAATVAVGSRPNALQVSPDDRWIAVVNQLSGSLSIIERSTLRVVAEAPVGFMPTSVAFDQRSARAFVAEQFDNRVRIIAVPAGSTLGFVPAGSRPQDVAVSPDDARLYIANGGDNSLTVVELATPETVGRVSVGRSPQSVAVTPDGTVAYVVSRGSNEVAVVDTATLTLRARIPVGSEPTSLAIRPDGTFVYVTNSFTNSVSVIDVPRDLLATAIFGVGVTPVDIAIGVRR